The stretch of DNA AAAACATGGGTAACTTTTTTTCATGACATTTCATTTCAAGGGGATTTTATCCATAAATGAAATCAACCCATAAGATCATACAAAGAGGCTGGGATCCTGTTTCAGATTTGTTCCAGCCTCAAGTTTTCAATCACTTGGTTAGTCAATCCCGGGGAACCAGCCAGGTGTGTTAGTGATCGCTTGCCACAGTGGGTCTGGTACGACAAGCCGGTCTTGATCGTTTGGATCTAACTGGGTGTCGATATCCGCTTCATTGCCTTGCTGGATTTTCTCTATCCAATCAGGATCGATAATGATTTCACGGCCTAAAGCAATCAATGGTACACCCGTTTGTATGGCGCGCAAGGCATCATCGGCTGTATAAATGGAACCCACGCCCATCACTGGTACCCGGTCCCCAACGCGTTCATGAATCATTTCAATGCGTGGCTGTGTGGATGTCACCCCTCGTCTCGGCTCAGACCAGAAATCCATCAAGGACGCATGAATATAGTCCAGCTGCTCATCGGCTAAAGCATCAACGAATGCTAATGTATCAGCCATTGTGATACCTGGTGTTTCGGGCTCTTCTGGTGAAAATCGATAGCCAACGATAAAGGAGTCGCTCGCATGCTTAGCAACGACACTTTTCACTTCATTAACGACAGCGAGCGGGAAGGTCATGCGTTTGTCTAGACTACCTCCCCAACGGTCATCACGCCGGTTAGAATGCGGTGAGAAGAACTGTTGAAGGATATACCCGTTTGCCCCATGAATCTCGACACCATCAAAACCAGCTTCAATCGCCCGACGCGTCGCTTCACCGAAATCATGTACAATGTTTTCAATTTCGTCATGATTTAAAGCCCGGGGGACAGGCGGCTCACCCTCGCCTTCTGGTGGGACGGCACTTGCACTCACAATGTCACCGTTTGGGACTAACTCCGGCGGGCACATTCTTCCGCCGT from Tuberibacillus sp. Marseille-P3662 encodes:
- a CDS encoding NADH-dependent flavin oxidoreductase, whose protein sequence is MDSQYQPLFEPFTFRNHVQIKNRVAMAPMTNFSSHADGTVSEEEIDYYARRSKGAGMVITACTYVSANGKGFPGEFAADRDEMIPSLHRLATAIKDQGAKAILQIFHGGRMCPPELVPNGDIVSASAVPPEGEGEPPVPRALNHDEIENIVHDFGEATRRAIEAGFDGVEIHGANGYILQQFFSPHSNRRDDRWGGSLDKRMTFPLAVVNEVKSVVAKHASDSFIVGYRFSPEEPETPGITMADTLAFVDALADEQLDYIHASLMDFWSEPRRGVTSTQPRIEMIHERVGDRVPVMGVGSIYTADDALRAIQTGVPLIALGREIIIDPDWIEKIQQGNEADIDTQLDPNDQDRLVVPDPLWQAITNTPGWFPGID